In Zhaonella formicivorans, one DNA window encodes the following:
- a CDS encoding IS110 family transposase — protein MKYNQNSRILQITEKTLIIGVDVASETNYARAFDYRGVELAKLLKFNNDNNGFKTFSEWVKSVAKQQQKQQVMVGMEPTGHYWFTFAQHLKDHQLKIVLVNPFHVKRSKELDDNNPTKNDRKDPKTIAMLVKDGRYMEPYIPEGIYSDLRNAMETRLRLVKQLNSIRNRVKRWISIYFPEFNRVFGDWEGKAAIVTLKEFPTPDKVLEKGVEGIVASWRKEISRAVGVRRASQLVEAAKISVGVREGLRAAQNELATLLEEYEMLQRQYERTMALIEELAMQIPGIEEMLKIKGVGLIAAAGFIAEVGDITRFEHPKQVQKLAGLSLKENSSGKHKGQTTISKRGRKRLRSLLFQGIMPIVAKNNEFKELHQYYTTRPQNPLKKKQSLVLLCCKLIRIFYTLLRKGVAYDPQKMMSDIRRQELQEAA, from the coding sequence ATGAAGTATAACCAGAACTCAAGAATTTTGCAAATAACAGAAAAGACTTTAATCATTGGTGTAGATGTAGCTAGCGAGACAAATTACGCCAGAGCTTTCGATTACAGAGGCGTAGAACTAGCTAAGCTACTAAAATTCAATAATGACAACAACGGCTTCAAGACATTTTCTGAGTGGGTAAAAAGTGTGGCAAAACAACAGCAGAAGCAGCAGGTAATGGTTGGGATGGAGCCTACGGGACACTATTGGTTTACCTTTGCCCAGCATCTTAAGGATCACCAGCTGAAAATAGTACTAGTGAATCCGTTTCACGTAAAGCGAAGCAAAGAATTGGATGATAATAATCCGACCAAAAATGACCGAAAGGACCCAAAAACCATTGCCATGCTGGTAAAAGACGGTCGATACATGGAACCGTACATTCCCGAAGGAATTTACAGCGATTTACGAAATGCAATGGAAACCCGCTTAAGATTAGTGAAGCAGCTTAACAGCATCCGAAACAGAGTTAAACGCTGGATAAGCATATATTTCCCGGAGTTCAACAGAGTCTTTGGGGATTGGGAAGGCAAAGCAGCAATAGTAACGCTAAAAGAGTTTCCAACACCGGATAAAGTACTTGAAAAAGGCGTCGAAGGCATAGTTGCCAGCTGGAGAAAAGAAATCAGCAGAGCTGTTGGAGTTAGACGAGCCAGCCAACTAGTTGAGGCAGCAAAGATATCAGTAGGAGTACGAGAAGGATTAAGAGCAGCTCAAAATGAACTTGCCACACTACTAGAAGAATATGAAATGCTGCAGAGGCAATATGAAAGGACAATGGCTCTAATAGAAGAATTAGCCATGCAGATTCCCGGTATTGAAGAAATGCTAAAAATCAAGGGAGTAGGCCTCATAGCAGCAGCAGGGTTTATAGCTGAAGTAGGGGATATTACAAGGTTTGAACATCCAAAGCAGGTACAGAAGCTGGCGGGACTAAGCCTGAAAGAAAATAGCTCAGGAAAGCATAAGGGCCAAACAACTATTAGCAAACGAGGGCGAAAAAGGCTAAGATCGTTGTTATTTCAAGGGATTATGCCCATAGTGGCTAAGAACAACGAATTTAAAGAACTACACCAGTACTACACAACAAGGCCACAGAACCCGCTCAAAAAGAAACAGTCGCTAGTACTCTTATGCTGTAAGCTCATAAGGATATTTTACACCTTACTGAGAAAAGGCGTAGCTTATGACCCACAAAAAATGATGAGTGATATAAGAAGGCAAGAATTACAGGAAGCCGCCTAA
- the grdA gene encoding glycine/sarcosine/betaine reductase complex selenoprotein A: MLKGKKVAILGDRDGVPGPAIEECVKSAGAEVVFSTTECFVUTAAGAMDLENQARIKELAEKYGKEDLIVVLGGAEAEAAGLAAETVSQGDPTFAGPLAGVSLGLKAYHIFELKDEVDAQVYEDQVSMMEMVLDVDAIIKSSKHLSWINI; this comes from the coding sequence ATGCTGAAAGGCAAAAAAGTTGCCATTCTCGGTGACCGTGACGGCGTGCCCGGTCCGGCTATCGAAGAGTGCGTCAAGTCTGCCGGCGCTGAAGTAGTGTTCTCGACTACAGAATGCTTTGTCTGAACTGCCGCCGGCGCAATGGACCTGGAAAATCAGGCTCGCATTAAAGAACTTGCGGAGAAATACGGTAAAGAGGATTTAATCGTTGTTTTAGGGGGAGCAGAAGCTGAAGCTGCTGGTCTCGCCGCCGAAACCGTATCCCAAGGCGATCCCACTTTTGCGGGTCCATTAGCAGGAGTCTCGTTGGGACTCAAAGCTTACCATATTTTTGAATTAAAAGATGAAGTTGACGCTCAAGTCTACGAAGATCAAGTCAGCATGATGGAAATGGTGCTGGATGTTGATGCCATCATCAAAAGCAGTAAGCACCTATCGTGGATAAATATTTAA
- the grdD gene encoding glycine/sarcosine/betaine reductase complex component C subunit alpha has protein sequence MRNTISEIFEEIANALETGTFGRKVRVGLTILGSEHGPKELVYGAELAQGQNPDLEVVVIGSGVKTRLELVQAQDEKEAHAIMDKMLSEGSLDAAVTMHYSFPIGVSTVGRVITPGKGKEMFLATTTGTSATERVTAMLKNTLYGIAAAKACGKANPTVGILNIEGARQVERALKKLQENGYPINFTESARSDGGVVMRGNDLLLGVPDVMVTDSLTGNVLMKMFSAYTSGGNYEALGYGYGPGVGENYDRIICILSRASGAPVVAGAIRYAGDAAKGKLLEKANAEFAAAKKAGWESIISSFECPANAAKKAEAGGAVTPPPEKPVTAEIPGIEILQLEDAVQVLWKNNIYATSGMGCTGPIVMVAPEDKEKAVELLKEAQFL, from the coding sequence ATGCGCAACACCATCAGCGAGATATTCGAAGAAATTGCCAATGCCCTGGAGACAGGGACCTTCGGAAGAAAAGTGAGGGTAGGCTTAACCATCCTGGGCAGCGAGCACGGTCCCAAAGAACTTGTCTACGGCGCCGAGCTGGCCCAGGGACAAAACCCCGACCTGGAAGTGGTGGTCATCGGCAGCGGCGTCAAGACCCGTTTAGAGCTGGTACAAGCCCAGGATGAAAAAGAAGCCCACGCCATTATGGATAAAATGCTCAGCGAAGGCAGTTTAGATGCCGCAGTAACAATGCACTACAGCTTCCCCATCGGAGTATCCACCGTAGGCAGAGTAATCACACCCGGGAAAGGCAAAGAAATGTTTTTAGCCACCACCACCGGCACCTCTGCCACCGAACGGGTAACAGCCATGCTGAAGAACACCCTCTACGGCATAGCTGCCGCCAAAGCCTGCGGCAAGGCCAACCCAACCGTTGGCATTTTAAATATCGAGGGCGCCCGGCAGGTGGAAAGGGCCCTAAAAAAACTACAGGAAAACGGCTACCCCATCAACTTTACCGAGTCGGCCAGAAGCGACGGCGGCGTAGTGATGCGAGGGAACGACCTGCTATTGGGAGTGCCAGATGTAATGGTTACCGACAGCCTGACCGGAAACGTGCTGATGAAGATGTTCTCTGCCTACACCAGCGGAGGCAACTACGAAGCACTGGGCTACGGCTACGGGCCCGGAGTAGGGGAAAACTACGACCGGATTATCTGCATCCTGTCCCGGGCTTCGGGGGCACCCGTAGTAGCCGGGGCAATCCGCTATGCGGGTGATGCAGCCAAAGGAAAACTCCTGGAGAAAGCAAACGCGGAATTTGCCGCAGCAAAAAAAGCAGGCTGGGAGAGCATCATCAGCTCCTTTGAGTGCCCGGCAAATGCCGCCAAGAAAGCAGAAGCCGGCGGCGCAGTAACTCCTCCGCCGGAGAAACCGGTTACCGCCGAGATCCCGGGGATAGAGATCCTGCAGCTGGAAGATGCGGTGCAGGTGCTGTGGAAGAACAACATCTACGCCACCAGCGGCATGGGCTGCACCGGGCCAATCGTCATGGTTGCTCCCGAGGACAAGGAGAAGGCTGTTGAGCTTTTGAAAGAGGCTCAATTCCTATAA
- a CDS encoding ferredoxin family protein: MQKFHGDPLALTDLEADVISHIALKNERKCQQECTNKPCTYICPSEVYNWNFNANKVAIDYKRCIECGACVLACPQENIIWVYPRAGYGVTYHHG, encoded by the coding sequence ATGCAAAAGTTTCACGGCGATCCCCTTGCCTTGACCGATTTAGAAGCAGATGTCATCTCCCATATTGCGCTGAAAAACGAAAGAAAATGCCAGCAAGAATGTACAAATAAACCCTGCACCTACATCTGCCCGTCGGAAGTTTATAATTGGAATTTTAATGCCAATAAAGTGGCCATCGATTATAAAAGATGCATCGAATGCGGGGCCTGTGTTTTGGCTTGTCCGCAGGAAAACATTATTTGGGTTTACCCCCGGGCAGGTTATGGTGTCACTTACCACCATGGCTGA
- the trxB gene encoding thioredoxin-disulfide reductase, translated as MEVFDIVVVGGGPAGLAAGIYGSRARLKTVILEKARPGGQAATTQEMENYPGFSRGTTGPGLMKAMAEHAKSFGTEILKEEVVDLELEGEIKVVKTKSGKEYLAKTVILAPGAEPRSLNIKGERALRGKGVSYCATCDADFFEDLDVVVVGNGDAAIEEAMYLTKFANKVTIIVIHDEGILDCNKVSAEKAFANPKIEWVWSSVLEEIKGDGIVESVVIKNIKTGELTEMETNGVFFFVGTVPKTGFLRGKVELDEKGYIITNEQMETSVPGVYAVGDARVKYLRQVITAAADGAVAAVAAEKYLAEEEGFKEQVLNADKPVMVAFWAPQNEASIAAVGLLEQTAAELGDSVKLVKIDTYRNQRVAKRYGVTSIPAVVFFEGGQAVAKLCGDFSAEEVKKQIAAGK; from the coding sequence ATGGAGGTATTTGATATTGTAGTAGTGGGCGGTGGTCCTGCCGGCCTTGCCGCAGGCATCTACGGTTCCAGGGCACGGCTGAAAACTGTTATATTGGAAAAAGCCAGACCGGGAGGTCAGGCGGCAACAACACAGGAGATGGAGAATTATCCCGGCTTTTCCAGGGGCACAACCGGCCCCGGCTTAATGAAAGCAATGGCCGAACATGCAAAAAGTTTCGGTACCGAAATCCTCAAAGAAGAAGTCGTTGATTTGGAGCTTGAAGGAGAAATTAAGGTTGTTAAAACAAAGAGCGGTAAAGAATACCTGGCCAAAACAGTAATCCTGGCTCCCGGCGCCGAACCGAGAAGCTTAAATATCAAAGGGGAGCGGGCTTTAAGAGGTAAGGGCGTTTCCTACTGCGCCACCTGTGACGCCGATTTCTTTGAAGACCTGGATGTGGTAGTGGTCGGCAACGGCGATGCCGCTATCGAAGAAGCAATGTATCTCACCAAGTTTGCCAACAAGGTTACCATCATCGTAATCCATGACGAAGGCATCCTGGACTGCAATAAGGTGAGCGCCGAGAAAGCTTTTGCCAACCCGAAAATTGAATGGGTCTGGAGCTCTGTGTTGGAGGAAATCAAAGGAGACGGCATTGTTGAGTCTGTAGTAATCAAAAACATCAAAACCGGAGAACTGACGGAAATGGAAACCAACGGAGTCTTCTTCTTCGTAGGCACCGTTCCCAAAACCGGATTCCTCCGGGGCAAAGTAGAACTTGACGAAAAAGGGTATATTATCACTAATGAGCAGATGGAAACGTCAGTACCCGGCGTCTATGCTGTAGGAGATGCCAGAGTCAAATACTTGAGGCAGGTCATCACAGCTGCAGCCGACGGCGCTGTAGCCGCCGTAGCAGCCGAGAAGTACCTGGCCGAAGAAGAAGGCTTCAAGGAACAGGTATTAAACGCTGACAAGCCGGTGATGGTAGCGTTCTGGGCGCCCCAAAACGAGGCCAGCATTGCAGCCGTAGGGTTGCTGGAACAGACTGCCGCCGAATTGGGAGACAGCGTTAAGCTGGTTAAGATAGATACCTACAGAAACCAAAGGGTTGCCAAGCGTTATGGTGTAACCTCCATTCCTGCAGTAGTATTCTTCGAGGGTGGCCAAGCGGTTGCTAAACTCTGCGGTGACTTTAGCGCCGAAGAAGTAAAAAAACAAATTGCAGCCGGCAAATAA
- the grdC gene encoding glycine/sarcosine/betaine reductase complex component C subunit beta, translating into MNYPVVRGASYALIQAPDMVIHQGTTQTSERRKNPDSEHLQKLPGALRSFDEAVKYAPNQVYIGNMLPEELNNIPRPWYQNPVNNGGRDGKYGEIMPEDEFYGLMKAVDAFDLVLLEEGFQAGVKAKLSAHPVLGDLKDLAKLDKNPAQAKDLEKLVADHLAEPMYLGGKLVGCVKKAHEFDQALTEHVMFENLVSKASAVFALKLLLAKTDLKAEDIDYIIECSEEACGDMNQRGGGNFAKSIGEVCGCVNATGSDTRGFCAGPAHALVEAAALAQAGVYKNIVVVAGGASAKLGMNSKDHVKKEMPVLEDMLGAFAVHISENDGVSPVIRTDMVGRHKIGSGASPQAVMQAIVTDPLDKAGIKLSEIDRFSVEMQNPEITEPAGAGDVPKANYKMIAALGVKRGEFDRADLEKVVNEFGMPGFAPTQGHIPSGVPYIGFARDLILEGKIKRAMIIGKGSLFLGRLTNLFDGVSFIMEKNSGKVESGFDKEEVRKMIAEAMRSFANTLKAE; encoded by the coding sequence ATGAACTATCCCGTTGTGAGAGGGGCCAGCTATGCACTTATTCAAGCACCCGATATGGTGATTCACCAGGGGACCACCCAGACCAGCGAACGGCGCAAGAACCCGGACTCAGAGCATCTGCAGAAACTGCCCGGGGCCTTAAGGAGCTTTGACGAAGCAGTGAAATATGCCCCAAACCAAGTCTACATCGGCAACATGCTGCCTGAAGAACTGAATAACATCCCCCGGCCCTGGTACCAAAACCCGGTAAATAATGGGGGCAGGGACGGCAAATACGGGGAAATCATGCCGGAAGACGAATTCTACGGCTTAATGAAAGCAGTAGACGCCTTTGACCTGGTGCTTTTGGAAGAAGGCTTCCAGGCGGGAGTAAAAGCAAAACTCTCCGCCCATCCTGTCTTAGGAGACTTAAAAGACTTAGCCAAATTAGATAAGAACCCAGCCCAAGCCAAAGATTTGGAGAAACTGGTAGCCGACCACCTGGCAGAACCCATGTACTTGGGGGGGAAACTGGTGGGCTGCGTGAAAAAAGCCCATGAGTTCGACCAGGCCTTAACCGAGCATGTAATGTTTGAAAACCTGGTCAGCAAAGCATCGGCTGTATTTGCCTTAAAACTGTTATTAGCAAAGACGGATTTAAAAGCCGAAGACATAGACTACATCATCGAATGCTCCGAAGAAGCCTGCGGCGACATGAACCAAAGGGGCGGCGGCAACTTTGCCAAGTCCATCGGCGAAGTGTGCGGCTGCGTTAACGCCACCGGCTCCGACACCCGCGGTTTCTGCGCAGGACCTGCCCACGCCCTGGTGGAAGCAGCAGCATTAGCCCAGGCCGGAGTGTACAAGAACATAGTAGTAGTGGCCGGTGGAGCCTCTGCCAAGCTTGGCATGAACTCCAAAGACCATGTAAAAAAAGAAATGCCGGTATTAGAAGACATGCTGGGCGCCTTTGCCGTACACATCAGTGAAAACGACGGCGTAAGCCCCGTAATCCGCACCGACATGGTAGGGCGCCATAAGATCGGTTCCGGCGCCTCACCCCAGGCAGTAATGCAGGCCATCGTAACCGACCCCTTGGACAAAGCAGGAATAAAACTATCTGAAATCGACCGGTTCTCCGTAGAAATGCAGAACCCCGAAATTACAGAACCGGCCGGAGCCGGGGACGTGCCCAAAGCCAACTACAAAATGATAGCTGCGTTGGGAGTAAAAAGAGGGGAATTTGACCGGGCCGACCTGGAGAAAGTGGTTAATGAGTTCGGCATGCCGGGCTTTGCACCGACCCAGGGCCATATTCCTTCAGGAGTACCCTACATCGGCTTTGCCCGGGACCTGATCCTGGAAGGCAAAATCAAAAGAGCCATGATCATCGGCAAAGGCAGCCTTTTCTTGGGAAGACTCACCAACCTCTTTGACGGAGTATCCTTCATCATGGAGAAGAACTCCGGCAAAGTGGAAAGTGGGTTTGATAAAGAAGAAGTCAGGAAGATGATTGCCGAAGCGATGCGGAGCTTTGCCAATACCTTGAAAGCAGAATAA
- the rd gene encoding rubredoxin has product MEKWKCTVCGYVYDPEKGDPDNGVKPGTPFEELPEDWVCPDCGVEKDMFEKI; this is encoded by the coding sequence ATGGAAAAATGGAAATGTACAGTTTGCGGTTATGTTTACGACCCGGAAAAAGGGGACCCTGATAATGGCGTTAAGCCAGGCACCCCTTTTGAAGAGCTGCCGGAAGATTGGGTTTGCCCGGATTGCGGTGTAGAGAAAGATATGTTTGAGAAGATATAG
- a CDS encoding pyrroline-5-carboxylate reductase family protein, which translates to MAKRIGIIGTGRLGGMLIRGFINKKAVSPDSVYIFNRSAEKAQKFKTEFPGINLAKSSKEVAEQADWLFICVKPLDLPALLQEIGTKVPKGKLFISTLLSPPLKELDRLLEGGIVRIYPSVTQSTGHGVTLAAFGRQVAEEEKNELIALLDHIGKTFTVPEEHFRLCGDITSCGPAFMAYMVGSLANEAMQHGIERELAVEMAKETMLGTALLLKERNITFDELVGEVATPGGCTEEGIKVLKCILPETVEKVFQVTAAKENAVTAKVMEHFKPGKITV; encoded by the coding sequence ATGGCGAAAAGGATAGGCATCATTGGCACCGGGCGCTTGGGTGGAATGCTCATCAGGGGCTTCATAAATAAAAAGGCTGTTTCCCCTGACAGCGTGTACATCTTTAACCGCTCTGCGGAGAAAGCGCAGAAGTTTAAGACGGAGTTTCCTGGGATTAATTTAGCTAAAAGCAGCAAGGAAGTGGCAGAGCAGGCTGATTGGCTTTTTATCTGCGTGAAACCGTTGGATCTGCCGGCCCTTTTGCAGGAAATCGGCACCAAGGTTCCAAAGGGCAAACTTTTCATCTCAACATTGCTTTCTCCCCCTTTAAAAGAATTGGACAGGCTGCTGGAGGGCGGAATCGTGCGCATTTACCCCAGTGTTACGCAAAGCACGGGGCACGGCGTTACTTTAGCAGCTTTTGGCCGGCAGGTAGCGGAAGAGGAAAAGAATGAATTAATTGCGCTTCTTGATCACATCGGCAAAACCTTTACGGTGCCGGAAGAACATTTCCGGCTGTGCGGCGATATAACCAGCTGCGGTCCGGCTTTTATGGCATACATGGTTGGCTCTCTGGCTAATGAGGCTATGCAGCATGGCATTGAAAGAGAACTGGCGGTGGAGATGGCTAAAGAGACTATGCTGGGAACTGCGTTACTGCTCAAAGAGCGGAACATAACTTTTGACGAACTGGTAGGCGAGGTGGCTACGCCTGGCGGCTGCACTGAGGAAGGGATTAAAGTATTGAAGTGCATTTTGCCTGAAACGGTGGAAAAAGTATTCCAGGTGACAGCCGCCAAAGAAAATGCGGTTACTGCCAAAGTAATGGAGCACTTTAAACCGGGGAAAATAACAGTGTAA
- a CDS encoding glycine betaine uptake BCCT transporter: MTKGTGSTNPTVLYVSAVIVLFFVISGMFLPEQMGKVVNTVFAFLTTNLGWLYLLSVGIFIAVAFGIALSRYGQIKLGKDDDKPEFTNFQWFAMLFGGGMGIGLVFWSIAEPMMHYLSPPVGTGGTPEAMRTAMRIVFFHWGIHAWVIFAIGGLALAYFQFRKGLPFLISSAFYPLIGDRIYGPIGKAIDILSVFATVFGVATSLGLGSSQIATGLEYVWGIKATPVSISIIIAVITILFTLATVSGLHSAMQAAANIKVWLSVVFMAFIFLFGGTVFILNNFTDALGAYFQNFIGQTLWMGNTDWLKGWTIFYWAWWIAWAPFVGQFVARVSKGRTIREFVLAVTLLPVGFSFIWLAIYGGAAFNLDKLSNGAIQAAVNADYTTALFVTLKQMPMYSITAPLAIVLIVASFIGAANSATYVLAMLTSGGNMDPSEKLRGFWGITQGFLTIMLILVGGTAALKALQTASIAAAFPFMLIMLVMCYSIYKALRED, translated from the coding sequence ATGACGAAAGGTACTGGTTCCACAAATCCCACTGTACTTTATGTTTCAGCAGTCATTGTTTTGTTTTTCGTAATATCCGGCATGTTTCTTCCCGAGCAAATGGGCAAGGTGGTGAACACCGTTTTCGCTTTTCTGACAACTAATCTGGGATGGCTTTATTTGTTATCTGTCGGCATTTTCATCGCGGTCGCTTTCGGAATTGCGCTCAGCCGCTATGGACAGATTAAGCTGGGGAAGGATGACGACAAACCTGAGTTCACCAACTTCCAGTGGTTCGCCATGCTGTTCGGCGGCGGCATGGGTATCGGCCTTGTCTTTTGGTCGATCGCCGAACCCATGATGCATTACCTATCTCCCCCCGTTGGAACGGGCGGTACCCCAGAAGCTATGCGCACAGCTATGCGAATTGTGTTTTTCCACTGGGGCATTCATGCCTGGGTCATCTTTGCAATCGGGGGTCTGGCCCTGGCATATTTCCAATTCCGTAAAGGGCTGCCTTTTTTGATCAGTTCCGCTTTCTACCCGTTGATTGGCGACAGGATCTACGGTCCTATCGGCAAAGCCATTGACATCCTGTCAGTGTTTGCCACCGTATTTGGCGTTGCCACCAGTCTGGGGCTTGGTTCCAGTCAGATTGCCACGGGTTTGGAATATGTCTGGGGAATTAAAGCGACACCTGTTTCCATTTCTATAATCATCGCGGTAATTACTATTCTGTTCACCCTTGCCACCGTCTCCGGGCTCCACAGCGCCATGCAAGCCGCTGCCAATATCAAAGTCTGGCTTTCAGTTGTCTTCATGGCTTTCATCTTCCTTTTCGGCGGAACGGTCTTCATCCTGAATAACTTCACAGATGCCCTCGGTGCATACTTCCAGAACTTCATCGGTCAGACCTTGTGGATGGGCAATACGGACTGGTTAAAGGGTTGGACCATATTCTACTGGGCATGGTGGATTGCGTGGGCTCCCTTCGTTGGACAATTTGTAGCCCGTGTTTCCAAAGGGCGTACCATTCGGGAATTCGTATTGGCCGTAACTTTACTGCCGGTCGGGTTCTCCTTCATCTGGTTAGCCATATACGGCGGCGCGGCTTTTAACTTGGACAAATTGTCCAATGGTGCCATCCAGGCGGCCGTTAATGCGGACTACACCACAGCCCTATTCGTAACCCTGAAGCAAATGCCAATGTATTCAATTACCGCCCCCTTGGCAATTGTCTTAATTGTTGCCTCTTTTATCGGAGCTGCCAACTCCGCAACCTATGTTTTGGCCATGCTGACTTCAGGCGGTAACATGGATCCTAGTGAAAAACTGCGGGGCTTCTGGGGCATAACACAAGGCTTTTTAACTATCATGCTGATTCTGGTCGGCGGTACTGCAGCATTGAAGGCCTTGCAAACTGCTTCCATTGCCGCAGCCTTTCCATTCATGCTGATCATGTTGGTAATGTGTTACAGTATTTATAAAGCCCTACGGGAAGATTAG
- a CDS encoding thioredoxin family protein, producing MVDFWSPKCEPCQALMPEVEALAAKYEGKAKFCKLDSAANKRLAISQKVLGLPTIAFYKGGEKVAEFSKDFTMEEVETKLKELLE from the coding sequence ATGGTTGATTTCTGGAGCCCAAAATGTGAGCCCTGCCAGGCCCTGATGCCGGAAGTTGAGGCTTTGGCCGCCAAATACGAAGGCAAAGCCAAGTTCTGTAAGCTCGACTCCGCTGCAAACAAGAGACTAGCGATTAGTCAAAAGGTTTTAGGTCTTCCAACCATAGCTTTCTATAAAGGTGGAGAAAAAGTAGCCGAATTCAGTAAAGACTTTACTATGGAAGAAGTGGAGACTAAGCTTAAGGAACTCTTGGAATAA
- a CDS encoding FAD-dependent monooxygenase codes for MTDSYDAIVVGAGPAGSSAAYIMAQAGLEVSLLERGEYPGCKNVYGGTIYREPTEEIIPAFWHEAPLERPVVSDELWLAGQDSAVKVGFSGLRFAKEPYNKFTALRAKFDRWLANKAAEAGAEVRTKALVRHLLYEKSLVGKNKKVLGVQLDSGEELRANVVILAEGVNAFLTKEAGLRSKTPAHTMTLYVREILHLPAEKIEERFNLEKGEGAIIGIIGYPTAGAVGKAGLYTNKDSISLIAGAYLDQMVEKGLSPYEMLWRTKTHPLVKRLLEGAESIEYQSHMIPKGGYAFIPKLYFSGLLVIGDAAMMISGRRGTDLAMLTGKYAAETVILAKAKGDFTGKMLATYAHKLNSTFFMKDIKTGKNSLDYYKKHQDSDYLLASTANELAYQFFTVDMLSDKERQEKMIGTVLAKQLPFKTAVDLYEAYKNWEVF; via the coding sequence ATGACTGACTCATATGATGCCATTGTGGTCGGCGCAGGTCCGGCGGGTAGTTCCGCCGCATATATAATGGCCCAGGCTGGCCTGGAGGTTTCCCTGCTGGAACGGGGCGAATATCCGGGATGCAAGAACGTCTATGGAGGCACAATCTACCGTGAACCAACGGAGGAAATTATACCTGCTTTTTGGCATGAAGCTCCGTTGGAGCGCCCCGTTGTTTCCGATGAGTTGTGGCTTGCCGGGCAGGATTCTGCCGTGAAAGTGGGTTTTAGCGGGCTGCGTTTTGCCAAAGAACCATATAATAAATTTACCGCCCTACGCGCTAAATTTGACCGCTGGCTGGCAAACAAAGCGGCGGAGGCCGGCGCGGAGGTGCGTACCAAAGCCCTGGTGCGCCACCTGTTATATGAAAAATCTCTCGTGGGGAAAAATAAAAAAGTATTAGGCGTACAGCTGGACTCGGGGGAAGAACTGCGCGCCAATGTGGTAATCTTGGCTGAAGGTGTAAATGCTTTTCTCACCAAGGAAGCAGGTCTACGCTCCAAAACTCCTGCCCATACCATGACTTTGTATGTCCGGGAAATCTTGCATCTTCCTGCCGAAAAAATTGAGGAACGTTTTAACCTGGAAAAAGGAGAAGGGGCCATTATCGGCATCATCGGTTACCCCACTGCCGGGGCAGTAGGTAAAGCCGGCCTGTATACTAATAAAGACTCTATTTCACTAATTGCTGGAGCTTATCTGGATCAGATGGTGGAAAAAGGTCTGAGCCCCTACGAAATGCTGTGGCGGACTAAGACCCACCCCCTGGTAAAAAGGCTTCTGGAGGGGGCAGAAAGTATTGAGTACCAGTCCCACATGATCCCAAAGGGCGGCTATGCTTTTATTCCCAAACTCTATTTCAGCGGCCTGTTAGTCATCGGCGATGCCGCTATGATGATCAGCGGTCGGCGTGGCACCGACCTGGCCATGTTAACAGGAAAATATGCGGCTGAAACAGTGATCTTAGCCAAAGCCAAAGGGGATTTTACCGGGAAGATGCTGGCCACATACGCTCACAAGTTAAACAGCACATTCTTCATGAAAGATATCAAAACAGGGAAAAATTCCCTCGATTATTATAAAAAGCATCAGGACAGCGATTACCTTCTAGCCAGCACCGCCAACGAACTGGCCTACCAGTTTTTTACGGTGGATATGCTGTCCGATAAGGAGCGGCAGGAAAAAATGATTGGAACTGTGTTGGCCAAACAACTTCCGTTTAAAACTGCAGTGGACTTATACGAAGCCTACAAAAACTGGGAGGTATTTTAG